A region of Kribbella sp. NBC_01245 DNA encodes the following proteins:
- a CDS encoding ArsR/SmtB family transcription factor: MITLRMPPDAAEHVSFELSALAEAVHSWHALSAPGHHALQLPWVRRCRDLPAELRNDLRRLSWVVRDYVPALFEAGAGHLDRTFAEEIEIVRALPARDIARDLSEAVLVNEGNDPELRRRVKKEPRSVLDEILAVLTSYWEVAFSKEWEHLEPQLLDTVADAGTALPDGVLPLLRQLAPAIRLDVRRRLVLLDRPHDHRVEVAERGPLRLTPSYYAWPHVRVTCDEPWPLRMTYPVVPPNPQSRESVELSSGLRALAGQSRLDIIRLLAEEPRSTQELSGLLGLSGAAVSRHLKLLLDAGMVQTRREGYYVLYEVVGQRLIDLAYDLRTLAR, encoded by the coding sequence GTGATCACCTTGCGGATGCCGCCGGACGCGGCCGAGCACGTCAGTTTCGAGCTGTCCGCCCTCGCCGAGGCGGTGCACTCGTGGCACGCCCTGAGCGCGCCCGGCCACCACGCGCTGCAACTGCCCTGGGTACGGCGTTGCCGGGATCTGCCGGCCGAATTGCGCAACGACCTGCGCAGGTTGAGCTGGGTGGTGCGGGACTACGTGCCGGCCTTGTTCGAGGCGGGTGCGGGTCATCTCGATCGCACCTTCGCGGAGGAGATCGAGATCGTGCGGGCCCTGCCGGCGCGCGACATCGCACGCGATTTGTCCGAGGCGGTCCTGGTCAACGAGGGCAACGATCCCGAGCTCCGGCGCCGCGTCAAGAAGGAACCGCGCAGCGTGCTCGACGAGATCCTCGCGGTGCTCACGTCGTACTGGGAAGTTGCCTTCAGCAAGGAATGGGAGCATCTCGAACCGCAACTGCTCGACACGGTCGCGGACGCCGGAACCGCCTTACCTGATGGGGTTCTGCCCTTGCTTCGCCAACTCGCGCCCGCGATCCGGCTCGACGTGCGACGTAGGCTGGTGCTGCTGGATCGCCCGCACGATCATCGGGTCGAAGTCGCCGAGCGTGGGCCGTTGCGGTTGACGCCGAGCTACTACGCGTGGCCGCACGTGCGGGTCACTTGCGACGAGCCGTGGCCGTTGCGGATGACCTATCCCGTCGTACCGCCGAATCCGCAGAGCAGGGAGTCCGTCGAGTTGTCGTCGGGTCTGCGTGCGCTCGCGGGGCAGTCGCGGCTCGACATCATCCGGCTCTTGGCGGAGGAGCCGCGGAGTACGCAGGAGTTGTCAGGATTGCTCGGCCTGTCCGGTGCAGCGGTCTCGCGCCACCTCAAGCTGTTGCTCGACGCGGGAATGGTCCAGACCCGCCGTGAGGGCTACTACGTGTTGTACGAAGTCGTAGGCCAGCGCCTGATCGACCTGGCCTACGACCTCCGCACATTGGCTAGATGA
- a CDS encoding tryptophanase — protein sequence MTAFMEPFRIKSVEPIAFPTAAERRAALEAAGYNLFKVDAAQITIDLLTDSGTGAMSAAQWSALLSGDESYAGARSFRRFESVVQELTGFSEVLPVHQGRAAERLVLSTLLKPGQASVSNTHFDTTRAHVELAGGKAVDIPAPDGGDIDLDQLRKAFAVEDVACVVLTVTNNGLGGKPVLMQNIRDTRAICDEFDVPLILDAARFAENAYLITEREPEFAGRLPREVAEEMFRLADIIWASLKKDGIANIGGLIAMNDQDLAARCRLELIAYEGFPTYGGLAGRDLEALAQGLLEVTEPSYLRYRAESARWFGEALRAVGMPVIEPVGLHAVYIDAGELLPGRTLPANALLAEFYLEGGIRASELGTLAFGRIDPAGGPDIPSARELVRFCLPRRVYTQSHLEYVVETAAAIAKRAESIPSYRITHQSPVMRHFTATLAPV from the coding sequence ATGACCGCCTTTATGGAGCCCTTCCGGATCAAATCCGTCGAACCGATCGCCTTCCCGACCGCCGCGGAACGCCGCGCCGCGCTGGAAGCCGCCGGGTACAACCTGTTCAAGGTCGACGCCGCCCAGATCACCATTGACCTGCTCACCGACTCCGGCACGGGCGCGATGTCCGCCGCCCAGTGGTCGGCACTGCTCTCCGGCGACGAGTCGTACGCCGGGGCGCGATCGTTCCGCCGGTTCGAGTCGGTCGTGCAGGAGCTGACCGGCTTCAGCGAGGTGCTGCCGGTCCACCAGGGCCGTGCGGCGGAACGGCTGGTCCTTTCGACACTGCTCAAGCCAGGCCAGGCGAGCGTGAGCAACACCCACTTCGACACCACGCGGGCACACGTGGAACTGGCCGGCGGTAAAGCCGTCGACATCCCTGCGCCGGATGGCGGCGACATCGACCTCGACCAGCTGCGGAAGGCGTTCGCGGTGGAGGACGTCGCGTGCGTCGTACTCACCGTCACGAATAACGGCCTCGGCGGCAAACCCGTGCTGATGCAGAACATCCGCGACACCCGGGCGATCTGCGACGAGTTCGACGTTCCGTTGATTCTCGACGCGGCACGCTTCGCGGAGAACGCGTACCTGATCACCGAACGCGAGCCGGAATTCGCCGGCCGGCTGCCGCGCGAGGTCGCCGAGGAGATGTTCCGGCTGGCCGACATCATCTGGGCCAGCCTCAAGAAGGACGGCATCGCCAACATCGGCGGGCTGATCGCGATGAACGACCAGGACCTGGCCGCCCGGTGCCGCCTCGAACTGATCGCCTACGAAGGCTTCCCGACGTACGGCGGCCTGGCCGGGCGCGATCTCGAAGCCCTCGCGCAAGGTCTGCTCGAAGTCACCGAGCCGTCGTACCTGCGCTACCGCGCCGAGTCCGCCCGCTGGTTCGGCGAGGCGCTCCGGGCGGTCGGCATGCCCGTGATCGAGCCGGTCGGCCTGCACGCGGTCTACATCGACGCGGGCGAACTCCTGCCCGGCCGGACCCTGCCCGCCAACGCCCTACTCGCCGAGTTCTACCTCGAAGGCGGCATCCGCGCCAGCGAACTCGGCACCCTCGCCTTCGGCCGCATCGACCCCGCCGGCGGCCCCGACATCCCCTCCGCCCGCGAACTCGTCCGCTTCTGCCTCCCCCGCCGCGTCTACACCCAAAGCCACCTCGAGTACGTCGTCGAAACCGCCGCCGCCATCGCCAAACGCGCCGAGTCAATCCCCAGCTACCGCATAACCCACCAATCCCCCGTAATGCGCCACTTCACCGCCACCCTCGCCCCGGTCTAA
- a CDS encoding fumarylacetoacetate hydrolase family protein, translating to MRFATAEVEGVERPVVVDGEEVLVLPSTWPDLVSVIEGGQPAIDAVRTALPGLRRVVMDEIRLVAPIRRFRRDILCTGWNYWDHFYESAGKREGQDVDPPARPTFFGKAPDTAIGPYDDIAYDPAVSAKWDYEAELAVVIGWRGRSIPEEKALDHVWGYTLANDVSQRDLQRAHGGQWLKGKSIDQTMPLGPWIVTPDELGDPQDVRLECLVNGELRQSASTAEMAFPIAKLISELSFGMTLHPGDLILTGTPSGIGNARDPQLFLTDGDEVIVRAPAIGELCNHLTHAPLSYPS from the coding sequence ATGAGGTTCGCGACGGCCGAGGTGGAAGGCGTCGAACGGCCCGTGGTCGTCGACGGCGAGGAAGTCCTGGTGCTGCCGTCGACCTGGCCGGACCTGGTCTCGGTGATCGAAGGCGGCCAACCCGCCATCGACGCGGTCCGTACGGCGTTGCCGGGTTTGCGACGGGTGGTGATGGACGAGATCCGCCTGGTCGCACCGATCCGGCGATTCCGGCGCGACATCCTTTGCACCGGGTGGAACTACTGGGACCACTTCTACGAGAGCGCGGGTAAACGCGAAGGCCAGGACGTGGATCCGCCGGCGCGGCCGACGTTCTTCGGTAAGGCGCCGGATACCGCGATCGGGCCGTACGACGACATCGCGTACGACCCGGCCGTCTCGGCCAAATGGGATTACGAGGCCGAACTCGCGGTGGTGATCGGCTGGCGCGGCCGGAGTATCCCGGAGGAGAAGGCGCTCGACCACGTTTGGGGCTACACGCTCGCGAACGACGTCTCGCAACGGGACCTCCAGCGGGCGCATGGCGGGCAATGGCTCAAGGGCAAGAGCATCGACCAGACCATGCCGTTGGGACCGTGGATCGTGACGCCGGACGAACTCGGTGATCCGCAGGACGTACGGCTCGAATGCCTGGTCAACGGCGAACTCCGGCAGAGCGCCTCGACCGCGGAAATGGCCTTCCCGATCGCGAAGCTGATCAGCGAGCTGTCCTTCGGCATGACCCTCCACCCCGGCGACCTCATCCTCACCGGCACCCCCTCCGGCATCGGCAACGCCCGCGACCCCCAGCTCTTCCTGACGGACGGCGACGAGGTAATCGTCCGCGCCCCCGCCATCGGCGAACTCTGCAACCACCTAACCCACGCCCCCCTCTCGTACCCCTCCTGA
- a CDS encoding RidA family protein, whose amino-acid sequence MPKTQLSSPDLRSPNGVFSQATVVEASGRLVFVSGMTARRPDGEIVGVGDIAAQTRQVCENIRAALVAAGGTLEDVCRLDVYVRDIDDFAAIHEVRAQFFHEPLPASTMVEVSRLAHPDYLIEINAIAVLAA is encoded by the coding sequence ATGCCCAAAACGCAGCTCAGCAGCCCCGATCTGCGCAGCCCGAACGGTGTCTTCTCCCAGGCCACCGTGGTCGAGGCGAGTGGCCGGTTGGTGTTCGTCTCCGGCATGACCGCGCGCCGGCCGGACGGCGAAATCGTGGGCGTCGGCGATATCGCGGCCCAGACCCGCCAGGTCTGCGAGAACATCCGGGCCGCACTCGTCGCGGCAGGCGGCACGCTCGAGGACGTCTGCCGGCTGGACGTGTACGTGCGGGATATCGACGACTTCGCCGCCATCCACGAAGTGCGGGCGCAGTTCTTCCACGAGCCTTTGCCCGCCTCGACGATGGTGGAGGTCAGCCGGCTGGCGCATCCCGACTATCTGATCGAGATCAACGCCATCGCAGTGCTGGCCGCATGA
- a CDS encoding TetR/AcrR family transcriptional regulator, which produces MRSKNGAGGRMSFIQTARRAQIIEAAIATVTAVGYGQASLARIAAEAGISKSVISYHFVNKEDLLEKVVEQVLADWDASMRPIVDAEPTATGQLAAYVRSRLAYLRENRTRLIALAEIIVNHRDTDGRPVFAERDTEPVGELLTILHAGQTSGEFRAFDPVVIAMTVTQAIDGAVTRWAEHPETDLTSYAEELVTLFRLATQEHR; this is translated from the coding sequence GTGCGGTCTAAAAACGGAGCAGGCGGCCGGATGTCGTTCATCCAGACCGCCCGGCGAGCCCAGATCATCGAGGCCGCGATCGCGACAGTGACCGCGGTCGGCTACGGGCAGGCCTCGCTGGCCCGGATCGCCGCCGAGGCCGGGATCAGCAAGAGCGTCATCTCGTACCACTTCGTGAACAAGGAAGACCTGCTGGAGAAAGTGGTCGAGCAGGTCCTGGCCGATTGGGACGCGTCGATGCGGCCGATCGTCGACGCCGAACCGACCGCCACCGGACAGCTCGCGGCGTACGTCCGTTCCCGGCTCGCCTATCTCCGCGAAAACCGCACCCGGCTGATCGCCCTGGCCGAGATCATCGTGAACCACCGCGATACCGATGGCCGTCCGGTCTTCGCCGAGCGCGATACCGAACCGGTCGGCGAACTGCTGACCATCCTCCACGCCGGTCAAACGTCGGGCGAGTTCCGCGCGTTCGACCCGGTGGTGATCGCGATGACCGTGACGCAGGCGATCGACGGCGCCGTGACCCGCTGGGCCGAACATCCCGAAACCGACCTCACGTCGTACGCCGAAGAGCTGGTCACGCTTTTCCGGCTGGCAACCCAGGAGCATCGATGA
- a CDS encoding YqeB family protein — protein sequence MNAERQTVIGHSKLDKLVLYGGFPLVGLVLGFFLPRIADWAMTVDWLPKGPLRFVAEWDAWWVTLILMLAGLIAGVLLAAVALEDTLKVTITDADVQLLKNTKTQTVRRNDVALAFLDGKELVLQDARGGELAREKHDELSSGAGKFGPAFRLHGYAWSDDGDPQAGAFHRWIEDHPDIPPAVNAVLKARAKAMKAGDKGKSDVREFRLEINKLGYAVRDEDGKQFVRAVGKR from the coding sequence ATGAACGCCGAGCGGCAGACCGTGATCGGGCATTCCAAGTTGGACAAACTCGTGCTGTACGGCGGTTTCCCGCTCGTCGGCCTGGTCCTCGGCTTCTTCCTGCCGCGGATCGCCGACTGGGCGATGACGGTGGACTGGTTGCCGAAGGGCCCGCTGCGGTTCGTCGCGGAGTGGGACGCCTGGTGGGTGACGCTGATCCTGATGCTGGCCGGCCTGATCGCCGGTGTGCTGCTGGCTGCGGTCGCGCTGGAGGACACCCTCAAGGTGACGATCACCGATGCCGACGTACAACTGCTGAAGAACACGAAGACCCAGACCGTACGGCGGAACGACGTGGCGCTGGCGTTCCTCGACGGCAAGGAGCTGGTGCTGCAGGACGCTCGCGGTGGCGAACTCGCGCGCGAGAAACATGACGAGCTCAGCTCGGGCGCAGGCAAGTTCGGGCCGGCCTTCCGGCTGCACGGTTATGCCTGGTCCGATGACGGCGATCCGCAGGCGGGCGCCTTCCACCGCTGGATCGAGGATCACCCGGACATCCCGCCGGCGGTCAACGCCGTACTGAAGGCGCGAGCGAAGGCGATGAAGGCGGGCGACAAGGGCAAGTCCGACGTGCGCGAGTTCCGGCTGGAGATCAACAAGCTCGGGTACGCCGTTCGCGACGAGGACGGTAAGCAGTTCGTCCGCGCAGTGGGCAAGCGCTAA
- a CDS encoding pilus assembly protein CpaE produces the protein MITLEQARRLRKAGVLWVPGPGDRFIVPNREMDDDVFVVSDMTVEVHDYPGGKVIGFNGTTEWALDSIEQREVVWLPRENQLRELLADRFVRLEAAPDGYAVDLAADSGEHRFTGPDAEQAYAEALIALLTP, from the coding sequence GTGATCACACTTGAGCAGGCGAGGCGGTTACGCAAGGCCGGCGTGTTGTGGGTGCCCGGGCCGGGTGATCGCTTCATCGTGCCGAACCGGGAGATGGACGACGACGTCTTCGTGGTCAGCGATATGACGGTCGAGGTGCACGACTATCCCGGTGGCAAGGTGATCGGGTTCAACGGCACCACCGAGTGGGCGCTGGACAGTATCGAACAGCGCGAGGTGGTCTGGCTGCCGCGGGAGAACCAGTTGCGCGAGCTGCTGGCCGACCGGTTCGTCCGGCTGGAGGCGGCGCCGGACGGGTACGCGGTCGATCTGGCGGCCGACAGCGGTGAGCACAGGTTCACCGGGCCGGATGCCGAACAGGCCTACGCCGAGGCCCTCATCGCACTGCTGACGCCTTAA
- a CDS encoding sensor histidine kinase — protein MLSYWRRMSQWGQDALVAAALAVAWGIGLAVLNRYYSLLVEWQAYLVAGIFLVFSVAFVRRFPRTTLATVCALYPFIYNLILDHEQTFNALHSEVHLAPLLVVGYQAAAGGVRVPTCLFFTLGSLATLMVFIPTAASLAISVLGADALPITGFPRTLPGLIRYIDLSLFVAAAALVGGMVLLGASSRRRRSSMILLEQRNAELVRLRADAAERAAAAERTRIARDLHDVVSHHMSAVVIRAQAADRVAEQRPEELREAVRWIAASGKEALTAMRETVRVLNTASPGGSADTAPVPDLDDVVRMGERLKAVGVDVVLDLPVRQSASATQVTAVRIIQEALTNVMVHSRATSARVTWHSAPEGELLTVDDNGRTGPPPPNVLATAKREESGRGNGLIGMRERSAAVGGTLSVGPSPLGGWRIQAWLPAPAR, from the coding sequence GTGTTGAGCTACTGGCGCCGGATGTCGCAGTGGGGGCAGGACGCCCTCGTCGCGGCAGCTCTGGCCGTTGCCTGGGGCATCGGTCTAGCAGTCCTCAACCGGTACTACTCGCTCCTGGTGGAGTGGCAGGCCTACCTGGTCGCAGGGATCTTCCTGGTCTTCAGTGTCGCCTTCGTCCGCAGATTTCCGCGTACGACGCTTGCGACCGTCTGCGCGCTCTACCCGTTCATCTACAACCTGATCCTGGACCACGAGCAGACGTTCAACGCCTTGCACTCAGAGGTTCACCTGGCTCCGCTACTGGTTGTGGGCTACCAAGCGGCCGCAGGTGGCGTTCGGGTGCCTACCTGTCTCTTCTTCACTCTTGGCAGCCTGGCCACTCTGATGGTGTTCATACCGACAGCAGCCTCTCTAGCCATCAGCGTGCTCGGCGCCGATGCCCTGCCGATCACCGGCTTCCCGAGGACTCTGCCCGGTTTGATCCGGTATATCGACCTCTCCCTCTTCGTAGCGGCTGCAGCACTTGTGGGCGGCATGGTGCTTCTTGGCGCCAGCAGCCGTCGCCGCCGGTCCAGCATGATCCTGCTCGAGCAGAGGAACGCTGAGCTGGTACGACTTCGCGCAGACGCCGCCGAGCGCGCTGCCGCCGCGGAGCGCACCCGGATCGCCAGAGACCTGCACGACGTCGTCTCGCACCACATGAGCGCAGTGGTCATCCGGGCGCAGGCAGCAGACCGTGTCGCGGAGCAACGGCCTGAGGAGCTGCGCGAGGCTGTGCGCTGGATCGCGGCCAGCGGCAAAGAGGCGCTGACGGCGATGCGGGAGACCGTGCGGGTGCTCAATACGGCATCACCAGGGGGTTCCGCCGACACCGCGCCCGTGCCAGATCTGGACGACGTGGTCCGGATGGGCGAGCGGCTCAAGGCGGTTGGCGTTGACGTCGTACTAGATCTGCCTGTGCGCCAATCGGCTTCCGCCACGCAAGTGACCGCCGTACGGATCATCCAGGAGGCATTGACGAACGTGATGGTGCATTCGCGCGCCACCTCGGCCCGGGTCACCTGGCACAGCGCGCCCGAAGGCGAACTGTTGACGGTGGACGACAACGGCCGGACCGGGCCGCCACCACCGAACGTGCTGGCCACGGCCAAGCGCGAGGAGTCGGGCCGGGGCAACGGCCTGATCGGAATGCGCGAGCGATCGGCTGCCGTAGGTGGCACGCTGTCGGTCGGGCCGAGCCCCTTGGGCGGATGGAGGATCCAGGCATGGTTGCCGGCACCGGCGAGATGA
- a CDS encoding response regulator translates to MVAGTGEMSDTKIRVLVVDDQGVIRMGLAMIIDHEPDLVVVGQAGDGEEALRLVAELRPDVVLMDIRMPVMDGLTATARITAATGSGRPGVLALTTFDDEAYVLGAVRAGASGFLLKDTDPDLLVGAIRAIHRGDSLVDPASTRVLLERCVELERRVGGRDPVQADQRWATRLASLSDRERDVLIGLARGLSNRDLADHLFVTETTIKSHVSSVLSKLELSSRVQAVVVAYETGVVRPGETGLQGLGPQSPSK, encoded by the coding sequence ATGGTTGCCGGCACCGGCGAGATGAGCGATACGAAGATCCGGGTGCTCGTGGTCGATGACCAGGGCGTGATCCGGATGGGTCTCGCGATGATCATCGACCACGAGCCCGACCTGGTCGTGGTCGGTCAGGCCGGTGACGGTGAGGAGGCGTTGCGCCTGGTCGCCGAGCTCCGGCCGGACGTCGTACTGATGGATATCCGGATGCCGGTGATGGACGGTTTGACCGCCACCGCTCGTATTACCGCCGCCACCGGCTCGGGTCGGCCGGGGGTGCTTGCGCTGACGACGTTCGACGATGAGGCGTACGTGTTGGGAGCGGTGCGTGCGGGGGCGTCGGGATTCTTGCTGAAGGACACGGATCCGGATCTGCTGGTGGGAGCGATTCGTGCGATTCACCGGGGCGATTCGCTCGTCGATCCGGCCTCGACGCGGGTGTTGTTGGAGCGGTGCGTTGAGCTCGAGCGCCGGGTCGGCGGGCGGGATCCGGTGCAGGCCGACCAGCGCTGGGCGACTCGGCTCGCGTCTTTGAGCGATCGGGAGCGGGATGTGCTGATCGGTTTGGCGCGCGGGCTGTCGAATCGGGATCTCGCCGACCATTTGTTCGTCACCGAGACGACGATCAAGAGCCACGTCAGCAGCGTGCTGAGCAAACTGGAGCTGTCCAGCCGGGTGCAGGCCGTGGTGGTCGCCTACGAGACGGGGGTCGTGCGGCCGGGAGAGACCGGTCTACAGGGGCTTGGGCCTCAGTCTCCTTCGAAGTAG
- a CDS encoding MmcQ/YjbR family DNA-binding protein: MVTIDDVRAVTADLPRSYEVLVRDRVKFRVGRIVYLAFSRDETQMGLGFPKEQRAAALEAEPHKFLPPSKADERYQWIECRLDALDFEEMRELVLDAWTMCVPKSVAKAYFEGD; encoded by the coding sequence ATGGTGACGATCGACGACGTCCGCGCGGTGACGGCGGACCTGCCACGCAGCTACGAGGTGCTGGTCCGGGACCGGGTCAAGTTCCGCGTCGGCCGGATCGTCTACCTCGCGTTCTCCCGGGACGAGACGCAGATGGGCCTCGGCTTTCCGAAGGAACAGCGCGCGGCAGCCCTCGAAGCCGAGCCGCACAAGTTCCTTCCGCCGAGCAAGGCCGACGAGCGGTACCAGTGGATCGAGTGCCGCCTAGACGCCTTGGACTTCGAGGAGATGCGCGAGTTGGTGCTCGACGCCTGGACCATGTGCGTCCCGAAAAGCGTCGCCAAAGCCTACTTCGAAGGAGACTGA
- a CDS encoding alpha/beta hydrolase has protein sequence MSDKPPVSAVEGAEVVFRLADAEHALTGVRLWQELGIPAEHLGFKPVEYGWELRLPRPSVHRMEYLFDVADQGTTVDPTNPRVVGGAFGEHSWLPLPGYTEPDWISVPPIAASLMPLTVDSPVGPIDVQVWAPDGILPSYELPLLLSHDGPEFASYAGLTHYVGAMVARGALPPLRLALVRPTARNPWYAANPAYATALTQYVVPGVMDAFKSRKPVMMGASLGALSALHAEWNHPGTFDGLFLQSGSFFTQETDPQESEFEFYAEVTSFVTSVLGASASPTSADVAMTAGTPEENVHNNRVMAAKLDALGVTVDFQETPDMHNFTAWRDVLDPCLTKLLQRVWEHPVQ, from the coding sequence GTGTCCGACAAGCCGCCGGTGAGCGCCGTAGAAGGGGCCGAGGTGGTGTTCCGCCTGGCCGACGCGGAGCATGCCCTGACCGGCGTACGCCTCTGGCAGGAGCTCGGGATCCCCGCGGAACACCTGGGCTTCAAACCCGTCGAGTACGGCTGGGAACTACGTCTGCCGAGACCTTCGGTCCACCGGATGGAGTACCTGTTCGACGTCGCGGACCAGGGTACGACCGTTGACCCGACCAATCCGCGCGTAGTCGGCGGGGCCTTCGGGGAGCACTCGTGGCTGCCACTACCCGGCTATACCGAGCCAGACTGGATTTCGGTGCCACCGATCGCTGCGAGCCTTATGCCGCTCACGGTGGACTCTCCAGTTGGGCCGATCGACGTACAGGTGTGGGCGCCAGACGGGATCCTGCCGTCGTACGAGCTCCCCCTGTTGCTGTCGCACGATGGGCCTGAGTTCGCGTCGTACGCCGGTCTCACGCATTACGTAGGCGCCATGGTTGCCCGTGGCGCCTTGCCGCCGCTACGGCTTGCTCTGGTACGGCCTACCGCTCGGAACCCCTGGTACGCGGCTAATCCTGCGTACGCGACGGCCTTGACCCAGTACGTCGTACCAGGCGTCATGGATGCTTTTAAGAGCCGTAAGCCCGTCATGATGGGAGCGAGCCTCGGGGCGCTCAGTGCGCTTCACGCCGAGTGGAACCACCCCGGCACGTTTGACGGGCTCTTCCTCCAGTCCGGATCCTTCTTCACGCAGGAGACGGATCCGCAGGAGTCCGAGTTCGAGTTCTACGCCGAAGTCACGTCGTTCGTCACTTCAGTCCTCGGAGCTTCGGCCTCGCCTACCAGCGCAGACGTAGCCATGACCGCCGGAACGCCCGAGGAGAACGTCCACAACAACCGCGTAATGGCGGCCAAGCTCGACGCCCTCGGCGTGACGGTGGACTTCCAGGAAACCCCGGACATGCACAACTTCACCGCCTGGCGCGACGTCCTCGACCCCTGCCTGACCAAGCTCCTCCAGCGCGTCTGGGAACACCCCGTCCAGTAA
- a CDS encoding esterase family protein, with protein sequence MEREQVELDAPGLDRPGTLIRYGHYGRPVLVFPSEQGRAWDYENNGMVDAVADLIEAGRVKLYCVDSYDHVSWSDRSIPLEERAQRHGLYESWILDRVVPAIGADSPGTTDLITTGCSLGAFHAFNFALKRADLFPVAICQSGNYDSTAWHGWGERGDATYFNNPADYLQGLSGEHLDWLRSRVFLVLTVGQGDWETHPTGSLPSAIATAGLLREKEIPHELDLWGHDVAHDWPWWQKQIAHHLPRFV encoded by the coding sequence ATGGAACGCGAACAGGTCGAACTGGACGCGCCTGGGCTCGACAGACCCGGCACGCTGATCCGATACGGGCACTACGGACGGCCGGTGCTGGTCTTCCCCAGTGAGCAGGGGCGTGCCTGGGACTACGAGAACAATGGAATGGTCGACGCCGTCGCGGATCTGATCGAGGCCGGCCGGGTGAAGTTGTACTGCGTCGACTCGTACGACCACGTCAGCTGGTCCGACCGCTCGATTCCGCTGGAGGAACGCGCCCAGCGCCACGGTCTGTACGAGTCCTGGATCCTCGACCGGGTCGTCCCGGCGATCGGCGCGGACTCCCCGGGGACGACGGACCTCATCACGACCGGCTGCAGTCTCGGCGCGTTCCACGCTTTCAACTTCGCGTTGAAACGGGCCGACCTCTTCCCAGTGGCGATCTGCCAGTCGGGCAACTACGACTCGACGGCCTGGCACGGCTGGGGCGAGCGCGGCGACGCGACGTACTTCAACAATCCCGCGGACTACCTGCAGGGCCTGTCCGGCGAGCATCTGGACTGGTTGCGCAGCCGGGTCTTCCTGGTGCTGACCGTGGGCCAGGGCGATTGGGAGACGCATCCGACCGGTTCGTTGCCGTCGGCCATCGCCACCGCCGGCCTGCTGCGGGAGAAGGAGATCCCGCACGAACTGGACCTGTGGGGTCATGACGTGGCGCACGACTGGCCCTGGTGGCAAAAGCAGATCGCCCATCACCTACCGCGATTCGTCTGA